The Marinilongibacter aquaticus genome has a window encoding:
- a CDS encoding IlvD/Edd family dehydratase produces MSDSGYKKRRSQNWFGKEGKDGFIYRSWMKNQGTPAHQFKGKPVIGICNTWSEVTPCNAHFRELAQSVKNGVYEAGGFPLEFPVMSLGETLIRPTAMLYRNLASMTVEESIRANPFDAVVLLTGCDKTTPSLIMGAASVDLPTIVVSGGPMLNGKFRGRELGSGTDVWRFDADRKAGRMTEEEMDEAEACMSRSIGHCNTMGTASTMAVMAESLGLTLPGVSSIPAADSRKKMMAHMTGMRIVEMVEEELSISKILTKPAFLNAIKVNSAVGGSTNFILHLLAIAKRVGIDLTLNDFDVHGSKIPFLLNLMPSGKYLMEDYYYAGGIQVIMKELSEHLDRNVITVNGKNLHENSAKARNWNTDVIRPITDPILKEGGITVVRGNLCTEGAVIKVSAATPSLLKHKGRAVVFENIEDYHARVDDPDLDIDETCVMVLKNVGPKGYPGMPEVGNMALPKKILEKGIDDMVRISDGRMSGTAYGTVFLHASPESALGSPLALVQNGDIIECDVQAKKIHLHVSDEELAERRKNWQPEDLGFDRGYIKLYIDTVNQAHEGADMDFLPGCSGHVVNRESH; encoded by the coding sequence ATGTCTGACTCTGGATATAAGAAAAGAAGAAGTCAAAACTGGTTCGGCAAAGAAGGAAAAGACGGTTTTATCTACCGCAGCTGGATGAAAAACCAGGGCACGCCTGCCCATCAATTCAAAGGAAAACCTGTTATTGGAATCTGCAACACTTGGTCCGAAGTCACCCCTTGCAACGCCCATTTCAGAGAGCTTGCCCAAAGCGTAAAAAACGGCGTTTACGAAGCTGGCGGATTTCCATTGGAGTTCCCTGTCATGTCTCTTGGCGAAACCCTAATTAGGCCTACAGCAATGCTTTACCGCAATTTGGCCTCGATGACTGTCGAAGAAAGCATTCGTGCCAATCCTTTCGACGCCGTGGTGCTGTTGACCGGTTGCGATAAAACAACACCCTCACTCATTATGGGTGCAGCAAGTGTAGATTTACCCACAATTGTGGTGTCTGGCGGCCCCATGCTCAACGGGAAATTTAGAGGCCGCGAACTGGGTTCTGGCACAGATGTTTGGCGTTTTGATGCCGACAGAAAAGCAGGAAGAATGACCGAAGAAGAGATGGATGAAGCCGAAGCTTGCATGAGCCGAAGCATTGGTCATTGCAATACAATGGGTACAGCCTCTACCATGGCCGTGATGGCCGAGTCACTGGGCTTGACATTGCCCGGTGTTTCGTCTATCCCCGCAGCCGATTCAAGAAAGAAAATGATGGCCCACATGACGGGCATGCGTATAGTGGAGATGGTTGAAGAAGAATTGAGTATTTCCAAAATTCTGACCAAACCCGCCTTCCTCAACGCCATAAAAGTGAACTCTGCCGTAGGCGGTTCAACCAATTTTATACTTCACCTTTTGGCCATTGCCAAACGCGTGGGCATTGATTTAACGTTGAATGATTTTGACGTACACGGATCAAAAATCCCTTTCTTATTGAACTTAATGCCTTCAGGAAAATACCTGATGGAAGATTACTACTATGCAGGTGGCATTCAGGTGATTATGAAAGAATTGAGCGAACACCTCGATCGCAATGTGATCACCGTTAACGGCAAAAACCTTCATGAAAATTCGGCCAAAGCCCGCAATTGGAATACCGATGTGATTCGCCCGATTACTGATCCAATCTTGAAAGAAGGCGGAATCACCGTTGTACGGGGCAATTTGTGTACAGAAGGTGCGGTAATCAAAGTATCTGCAGCAACCCCTTCCCTTCTGAAGCACAAAGGACGTGCCGTGGTATTTGAAAACATCGAGGATTATCACGCCCGTGTAGACGATCCCGATTTGGATATTGACGAAACATGCGTGATGGTGTTGAAAAACGTGGGACCAAAAGGATATCCAGGAATGCCCGAAGTGGGCAATATGGCCCTGCCAAAAAAGATACTCGAAAAAGGCATCGACGATATGGTGAGGATTTCTGATGGCCGCATGAGCGGAACGGCCTATGGCACCGTCTTCCTTCACGCTTCGCCCGAATCGGCCTTGGGAAGCCCTCTGGCCTTGGTACAAAACGGCGATATCATCGAATGCGATGTACAAGCCAAGAAAATCCATCTGCATGTTTCGGATGAAGAACTGGCCGAGCGAAGAAAAAATTGGCAGCCTGAAGACCTCGGTTTTGACCGTGGGTACATCAAACTTTATATCGATACTGTAAACCAAGCACACGAAGGTGCAGACATGGACTTCCTTCCGGGCTGCTCTGGGCATGTAGTGAATAGAGAATCGCACTAA
- a CDS encoding GSCFA domain-containing protein — MQFRTEIEPFAYPFKIEERNKILCIGSCFSDKIGNYLVENKMDCMANPYGLIFNPISVFRLLGQSLREQRVMENYLTENQGTWYHYDFHSKHSGAEPGQLTNDLNQLHADVRNFIRKCDYIVITLGTAFVHRLKNNQHIVANCHKKPASLFQRELLTQKEIGIRFRQFYEKLKLSNPKVKIIFTVSPVRHTKDGLQGNSLSKSILRMAAHYFCMDFRDVFYFPSYEMLIDDLRDYRYYEADMIHVNQSGQEYVINKFQEAAFSDTLKAFIAQWQQLRSQLNHKAFHPSSEQHQAFLRKLLERLENFAQKVDVSKEKEWVKAQLL, encoded by the coding sequence ATGCAATTCCGTACGGAAATTGAGCCGTTCGCCTACCCATTTAAGATAGAAGAACGAAATAAGATCCTGTGTATCGGCTCCTGTTTTTCGGATAAGATCGGAAACTATTTGGTTGAAAACAAAATGGATTGCATGGCCAATCCGTATGGCCTAATTTTCAACCCCATTTCCGTGTTTCGTCTCCTTGGCCAAAGCTTGAGAGAGCAAAGGGTAATGGAGAATTACCTTACCGAAAACCAGGGTACATGGTACCACTATGATTTTCATTCCAAACATTCTGGAGCTGAGCCCGGCCAGCTGACAAACGACCTGAATCAGTTGCATGCGGATGTGCGAAACTTTATCCGAAAATGCGACTATATTGTCATCACCTTGGGTACGGCTTTTGTGCACAGACTGAAAAACAATCAACATATTGTAGCCAATTGCCATAAAAAGCCCGCCAGCCTTTTCCAGCGGGAATTGCTTACTCAGAAGGAAATCGGGATTCGTTTCAGGCAGTTTTACGAAAAACTCAAACTGAGCAACCCGAAAGTGAAAATCATTTTCACCGTCAGCCCAGTACGGCATACCAAAGACGGATTGCAAGGAAACAGCCTGAGCAAAAGCATCTTGCGTATGGCCGCCCACTACTTCTGCATGGATTTTCGCGATGTTTTCTATTTTCCCAGCTACGAAATGCTCATCGATGACCTCCGCGATTACCGCTATTACGAGGCCGACATGATCCATGTCAATCAGAGTGGTCAAGAATACGTCATCAACAAATTCCAAGAAGCCGCCTTTTCCGACACCCTCAAGGCCTTTATTGCCCAATGGCAACAACTGAGAAGCCAATTGAACCACAAAGCATTTCATCCTTCATCAGAACAGCACCAAGCATTTCTTAGAAAATTACTGGAACGCCTCGAAAATTTTGCCCAAAAGGTAGATGTAAGTAAAGAAAAGGAATGGGTAAAAGCTCAACTGCTTTGA